The Alphaproteobacteria bacterium sequence GAGGACAAGGCGAACGAGCTGAAACGCTTCCCGCTCGGCCGCGTCGCCGTGGCGGAGGATCAGGCCAAGGTCATCGCCTTCCTGGCCTCGTCGGATGCGGATTTCGTCACCGGCGTCACCATCGACGTGAACGGAGGCCAGCTATGAGCCTGCCGGATCGGAACGACACGCTCGGCATTGTCGGCGTTGGCGTCATGGGCGGCGGCATCGCCGCGAACCTGCTGAAGGGCGGCGCCAAGCTGGTCGTCTACGACCAGAACCCGGCCCGGGTGCAGCACTTCGCCAGCCTCGGCGCCTATGCCGCCTCCAGCCCGGCGGATGTGGCGCGCCAGGCGTCGACGCTCATCAGCATGGTAGAGACCACGGCCCAGTCGGAAGAGGTCATCATGGGGCCGGAGGGCTTCCAGTCCAAGGCCCGGGCCGGCGACGTCATCCTGTCGATGGCCACCATCGACCCGCTGGCGGTCAAGCGCTGGCACGCCGAACTGAAGCCCCGCGGCATCGACCTGATCGACGCGCCGGTCTCCGGCGGCCAGGAGCGGGCGGAATCCGGCGACCTCTCCATCATCTGCGGCGGCGACGCCGACGTGGTGGAGCGGGTGAAGCCGCTGCTCGGCGCCTGCGCCCGCCAGGTGTTCCACATGGGCGAGGTGGGCCAGGGGCTCGCCATGAAGCTGGTCAACAACATGCTGATCCAGGTCGGCACGGTGGCGGTGGCCGAGGCCATGGTGCTGGGCGCCAAGGCCGGGCTGGAGCCGCAGGCGATGATCGACGTGATCCGCCAGTCCACCGGCCATTCGGTGGCGTTCGAGATGCGGGCGCCGCGCTATCTCAGCGGCGATTTCGAGCCGGGCGGTACCGTCGACATCACCTGGAAGGACCAGACGCTCCAGACCGATTTTGCCAACGCGCTGG is a genomic window containing:
- a CDS encoding NAD(P)-dependent oxidoreductase; this translates as MSLPDRNDTLGIVGVGVMGGGIAANLLKGGAKLVVYDQNPARVQHFASLGAYAASSPADVARQASTLISMVETTAQSEEVIMGPEGFQSKARAGDVILSMATIDPLAVKRWHAELKPRGIDLIDAPVSGGQERAESGDLSIICGGDADVVERVKPLLGACARQVFHMGEVGQGLAMKLVNNMLIQVGTVAVAEAMVLGAKAGLEPQAMIDVIRQSTGHSVAFEMRAPRYLSGDFEPGGTVDITWKDQTLQTDFANALGVPLFLANTTRQIFQWARGLGLNKKDSSITVTLYEKAAGVKLGPRED